The following proteins are co-located in the Desulfurococcus amylolyticus Z-533 genome:
- a CDS encoding aminotransferase class I/II-fold pyridoxal phosphate-dependent enzyme — protein MVKHWVKEYYGLKLKELIERGEIWEIKRLMGPAGPRAIVDGREVIVLASNNYLNLANDPRLKQAAIEAMEKYGWGPGAVWAIAGYHEILDALHKKIAEFKRTEAALVFPTGFAVNAGTIPAIVEQGDVIVSDELNHGSIIDGIRLSRADKVIYKHCDVADLEDKLKQVHGKYKKILIITDGVFSMDGDIAPLREIVRLAREYNAMVYVDDAHGEGVLGEGHGSPAHLGVEEEVDFHVGTFSKALGSSGGMIGSDYEVIEFIRNKARTWLLSTGFPPAVAAANLKALEIVMSDEGKERIRRLWDNRNYFKKELDNLGFNTGKSQTPIIPVIIGDTKKTRELAKSLFEEGVFVVPIVYPMVARGTERIRNQVNAGHTREDLDKALAAYEKHGKRLGII, from the coding sequence ATGGTAAAACATTGGGTAAAGGAGTACTATGGGTTAAAGCTCAAAGAATTAATTGAGAGAGGAGAGATATGGGAGATAAAGAGGCTTATGGGCCCCGCTGGTCCCCGTGCTATAGTTGATGGAAGAGAGGTCATAGTGCTTGCATCCAACAATTATCTGAATCTAGCCAATGACCCCAGGCTTAAACAGGCGGCCATCGAGGCCATGGAGAAATATGGATGGGGTCCAGGCGCGGTCTGGGCTATTGCAGGATACCATGAGATACTGGATGCTCTACACAAGAAGATAGCCGAGTTCAAGAGAACGGAGGCCGCGCTAGTCTTCCCCACAGGCTTCGCTGTGAATGCTGGCACTATTCCAGCCATAGTCGAGCAAGGAGACGTCATAGTCTCTGATGAATTAAACCATGGAAGCATAATTGATGGTATAAGGCTTTCAAGGGCTGATAAAGTAATATATAAGCACTGTGACGTAGCAGACCTAGAGGACAAGCTTAAGCAAGTACATGGGAAATACAAAAAGATCCTTATAATAACCGATGGAGTATTCTCAATGGACGGTGATATAGCGCCCCTGAGAGAGATAGTTAGGTTGGCGAGAGAATATAATGCAATGGTGTATGTGGATGATGCCCATGGTGAAGGGGTATTGGGAGAGGGACACGGATCCCCAGCCCATCTGGGTGTCGAGGAGGAAGTAGACTTCCACGTTGGCACGTTCTCTAAAGCCCTCGGCTCCTCGGGAGGCATGATAGGCTCAGACTATGAGGTCATAGAATTTATTAGGAACAAGGCTAGGACATGGCTGTTAAGCACTGGATTCCCGCCTGCAGTAGCCGCTGCCAACCTGAAGGCGCTTGAAATAGTTATGAGCGATGAAGGGAAGGAGAGGATCAGGAGGCTATGGGATAATAGAAACTACTTCAAGAAGGAGTTAGACAACCTTGGATTCAACACAGGGAAGAGCCAGACGCCCATAATACCAGTTATAATAGGTGACACTAAGAAAACACGTGAGCTAGCCAAGTCTCTCTTCGAGGAAGGAGTATTCGTCGTGCCAATAGTATACCCGATGGTTGCTAGAGGGACAGAGAGGATCAGGAATCAAGTCAATGCAGGGCACACCAGGGAAGACCTGGATAAAGCGCTGGCAGCATATGAGAAGCATGGAAAGAGGCTTGGAATAATATAG
- the gatD gene encoding Glu-tRNA(Gln) amidotransferase subunit GatD, producing the protein MELYYGYSGNVARILRSIGVEPGDKIVVVLKDGTVFNGILMPRQVLYSGRPVLVLKLDNGYNIGLNIDEVSDLRLVSKKQVHHHVGVEAVGRAEGLPRIVLLGTGGTIASKVDYETGAVTPVLTPGEILEWVPELAEIAVFNAREVMSIFSEDIEPLHWENLSREVYKELVEGVDGVVIAHGTDMMSYSASALAFSIVNKPAPIVFVGSQRSSDRPSSDSAFNLRAAFIAASKGSFAESVIVMHGETSDTYALVHRGVKARKMHTSRRDAFQSINDKPIAKVYPETMEVRIVGRIIEHRGKNKEAQLKNKFDDRVALVKVYPGLQPEVLETLIDKGFHGIVLEGSGLGHMPNKLIPVIARAVENDIPVVMTSQCLFGRVNLYVYSTGRRLLEAGVIPGSDILPETAYVKLSWILGSVSRDLEEVRKVFLTNLAGEFNERHILDLYPRWNHE; encoded by the coding sequence ATGGAGCTGTATTATGGTTATAGTGGTAATGTGGCTAGGATACTTAGAAGTATAGGGGTTGAACCAGGTGATAAAATAGTCGTAGTGTTGAAGGATGGAACTGTTTTCAACGGGATCCTCATGCCCCGTCAGGTCCTCTATTCCGGGAGGCCTGTGCTGGTCTTAAAACTAGATAACGGCTATAATATAGGTTTAAACATCGACGAGGTAAGCGATTTAAGGCTGGTTTCGAAGAAACAGGTTCATCACCATGTAGGTGTCGAAGCCGTTGGGAGGGCTGAGGGATTACCCCGTATAGTATTACTGGGCACGGGAGGTACGATCGCATCTAAAGTTGATTATGAGACGGGAGCAGTTACACCGGTCCTCACCCCTGGCGAGATACTTGAATGGGTACCGGAGCTGGCTGAAATAGCTGTCTTTAACGCTAGGGAGGTAATGAGTATTTTCAGCGAGGATATAGAGCCACTTCACTGGGAGAACCTATCCCGGGAGGTATATAAGGAGCTCGTTGAAGGAGTTGATGGCGTTGTAATAGCCCATGGTACGGACATGATGTCTTACTCTGCTTCAGCCCTAGCATTCTCAATAGTGAATAAGCCTGCTCCAATAGTGTTTGTTGGCTCCCAGAGGAGTAGTGATAGGCCGAGCAGTGACTCAGCGTTTAATCTAAGAGCCGCATTCATAGCTGCCTCCAAGGGGTCCTTCGCTGAATCCGTAATCGTAATGCATGGTGAAACATCCGATACATACGCGCTGGTACATAGAGGCGTGAAAGCCAGGAAGATGCATACTAGTAGAAGGGATGCATTTCAATCGATAAACGATAAGCCGATAGCCAAGGTGTATCCTGAGACAATGGAGGTACGGATCGTGGGAAGAATCATTGAGCACCGTGGTAAAAACAAGGAGGCACAGTTAAAGAATAAGTTTGATGACAGGGTAGCACTGGTTAAAGTCTACCCGGGCCTCCAACCAGAGGTGCTTGAGACGTTGATAGATAAGGGCTTCCATGGAATAGTCCTAGAGGGAAGCGGGCTGGGACACATGCCTAACAAGCTCATCCCAGTTATAGCGAGGGCTGTTGAAAACGATATACCCGTGGTAATGACTAGTCAATGCCTTTTCGGCCGCGTCAACCTCTACGTCTATAGTACTGGTAGAAGACTACTCGAAGCCGGCGTGATACCGGGCTCTGATATACTTCCCGAGACAGCTTATGTAAAGCTCTCATGGATCCTTGGCAGCGTATCAAGGGACCTTGAGGAAGTTAGGAAAGTTTTCCTCACGAATCTCGCTGGAGAATTCAATGAGAGGCATATACTAGACCTCTACCCGAGGTGGAATCATGAGTAG
- the gatE gene encoding Glu-tRNA(Gln) amidotransferase subunit GatE gives MSRINYSETGLKVGLEIHVQLDTARKLFCKCPTLLSEAEAREVFTRYLRPAKSEVGEIDRAALLEWKKNKKYEYEAPVESSCLVEADEEPPHEINEDALLVVLALASSMNMRIIDEIHVMRKIVIDGSNVSGFQRTALIAVNGYIMDNEEKIGIQTLCLEEDAARKIDESETTVRYRIDRLGIPLVEVATAPDIHDPEQAVRVALKIGQLIRLTGRAKRGLGTIRQDLNISIKGGAKVEIKGVQHLYLISKVIEYEVLRQLKLLEIRDELVKRGVSPENISDNIIDVTDVFRDTGSKIVKKALSIPGSGVYAVVLRGFKGLLGIEIQPGRRFGSELADYARIWGGVGGIFHTDELPNYGITREEVQALYVKTGADPGIDAIVIVADVKQKAVEALKAVVERARIAVIGVPEETRAANPDGTTKYMRPRPGSARMYPETDIPPIYITPELMEKASKLIPEPPEKKLEKYVREHGLSTELAKAVINDLRLDLYERLVEKYMGKIPASIIASTLVNIIPSLRRDGVPIENIDDYVIEDVLDAVANNEIAKEAIPDVLSSIARNPGRSIKDVIKELGLGVVSISELDELINEAIKKNMDKITAKREKAFQIVMSEVMKSVRGRIDGALVAEKVREKLKEILK, from the coding sequence ATGAGTAGGATCAACTATAGTGAAACCGGGTTAAAGGTCGGCCTCGAGATACATGTGCAATTAGATACGGCGAGGAAGCTCTTCTGTAAATGCCCAACCCTCCTCAGTGAGGCAGAGGCCCGAGAAGTATTCACGAGATACCTTAGGCCGGCTAAGAGCGAGGTAGGCGAGATAGATAGGGCTGCACTGCTTGAATGGAAGAAGAACAAGAAGTATGAATACGAGGCCCCTGTGGAGTCGAGCTGCCTTGTTGAAGCCGATGAGGAGCCGCCCCACGAGATAAATGAGGATGCATTACTAGTTGTATTAGCATTAGCCAGCTCCATGAATATGAGGATCATTGATGAAATACATGTGATGAGGAAGATAGTTATCGATGGCAGTAATGTCAGTGGTTTCCAGCGTACAGCGTTAATCGCTGTAAACGGTTACATAATGGATAACGAGGAGAAAATAGGCATACAGACACTATGCCTGGAGGAGGATGCAGCTAGGAAGATCGATGAGTCTGAGACCACTGTAAGATATAGAATCGACAGGCTTGGCATTCCACTGGTAGAGGTAGCTACGGCGCCGGATATACATGACCCGGAGCAAGCCGTCAGGGTAGCATTGAAAATAGGACAGTTAATCAGGCTCACTGGAAGGGCTAAACGAGGCCTGGGAACCATTAGGCAGGATCTAAACATAAGTATCAAGGGCGGTGCAAAAGTAGAGATTAAAGGAGTGCAACACTTATATTTGATCTCGAAAGTGATAGAGTACGAGGTGTTAAGGCAGCTTAAACTCCTCGAGATACGTGACGAGCTAGTTAAGCGTGGCGTGAGTCCGGAGAACATATCAGATAATATAATAGATGTCACAGATGTATTCAGGGATACAGGTTCGAAGATAGTGAAGAAGGCTCTCTCAATACCTGGGAGCGGTGTATACGCTGTTGTATTACGGGGCTTTAAAGGATTACTTGGGATAGAAATTCAGCCTGGGAGAAGATTTGGAAGCGAACTAGCCGACTATGCTAGGATCTGGGGAGGAGTTGGCGGAATCTTTCACACGGATGAGTTGCCAAACTATGGGATCACTAGGGAAGAGGTTCAGGCTTTATACGTGAAGACAGGGGCTGATCCAGGTATAGATGCCATAGTAATAGTAGCAGATGTCAAGCAGAAGGCTGTGGAAGCATTAAAGGCGGTGGTCGAGAGAGCCAGGATAGCTGTTATAGGTGTACCTGAGGAAACACGTGCCGCTAACCCGGATGGTACAACGAAATACATGCGTCCACGCCCCGGCTCAGCCAGGATGTATCCAGAGACAGATATACCACCCATATATATTACCCCAGAACTCATGGAGAAAGCTAGCAAATTAATCCCAGAGCCCCCTGAGAAGAAGTTGGAGAAGTATGTAAGGGAGCATGGATTAAGCACGGAACTAGCTAAAGCAGTAATTAATGATTTAAGGCTCGACCTCTATGAGAGACTAGTGGAGAAATACATGGGTAAGATACCAGCATCAATTATAGCGTCAACACTGGTCAACATTATTCCCTCATTGAGGCGTGACGGGGTACCCATCGAGAATATCGATGACTACGTGATCGAGGATGTCCTGGATGCGGTGGCAAACAATGAGATAGCTAAAGAGGCCATACCAGATGTATTGTCAAGTATAGCGAGGAACCCGGGCAGGAGCATTAAGGATGTTATAAAAGAGCTTGGACTAGGCGTTGTCTCAATCAGTGAGCTAGACGAGTTGATTAATGAAGCAATAAAGAAGAACATGGATAAGATCACCGCTAAAAGGGAGAAGGCCTTCCAGATAGTTATGAGCGAGGTCATGAAGTCTGTTAGGGGTAGAATAGATGGAGCACTCGTAGCTGAAAAGGTTAGAGAGAAATTAAAGGAGATACTGAAATAA
- a CDS encoding 30S ribosomal protein S30e, whose translation MPSHGSLTKAGKVRSQTPKIPPKPKKNKPPRIRNKWEYIRRIESPPKEAA comes from the coding sequence ATGCCAAGCCATGGCTCGCTAACAAAGGCTGGGAAAGTAAGGAGTCAAACCCCTAAGATACCGCCTAAGCCGAAGAAGAATAAACCGCCTAGGATCAGGAATAAATGGGAGTATATCAGGAGGATTGAAAGCCCGCCCAAGGAGGCTGCTTAG
- a CDS encoding Fis family transcriptional regulator encodes MNETGEAYLMITHEVLMNAIALLNNGVSLNIVSKTLGVNRTQLSRHLNTLIKKNLLVKYLNVFIDRLQTPVSIVIGELKQKATGLRCLLGNPPLIISYYSYTSRPTIISYVRDDYSGIDARSIAADACRIVFYGRISQVLVPIQVVQNPGFTLLESSVFIDKDILLDEADEVIALELFRLFNPCIFGRWRTSDLVGTLKKSLGARDTYHHFTRHAVALTRKKYVYKDSGMYSLIFASSDTLDALAALLSQLHESQILIDVEQANMVSTHPFIGVIHAWISLDKLYDYNKGHDLIEGVSYAIYPVFSVH; translated from the coding sequence TTGAATGAGACGGGAGAGGCATATTTAATGATAACACATGAGGTTTTAATGAATGCTATAGCATTACTTAACAACGGGGTCAGCCTCAACATTGTTTCGAAAACCCTTGGTGTTAATAGAACCCAGTTGTCAAGGCACCTGAATACGTTAATTAAGAAGAATCTACTGGTTAAATACTTGAATGTCTTTATAGATCGCCTGCAAACACCTGTTTCCATAGTTATTGGGGAACTTAAGCAGAAGGCAACGGGCCTGAGGTGTCTTCTCGGAAACCCTCCTTTAATTATATCTTATTACTCGTATACATCGCGTCCAACCATTATAAGTTATGTGAGAGACGACTATAGCGGGATAGATGCCAGATCTATAGCTGCTGACGCATGTAGGATCGTGTTTTACGGTAGAATATCACAGGTATTAGTACCTATACAAGTGGTTCAAAACCCCGGGTTTACACTCCTGGAGTCCAGCGTATTCATTGATAAGGATATATTACTTGATGAGGCAGATGAAGTGATAGCCCTCGAGTTATTCAGGCTCTTTAACCCCTGTATATTTGGCAGGTGGAGAACAAGTGACCTGGTTGGAACCCTTAAGAAGAGCCTTGGGGCAAGGGATACATACCACCATTTCACCAGACATGCCGTGGCCTTAACACGCAAGAAATATGTTTATAAAGACAGCGGCATGTACTCCCTAATATTCGCATCATCTGATACGCTTGACGCTCTAGCAGCATTGCTGAGTCAGCTACATGAATCCCAGATACTTATAGACGTGGAGCAAGCAAACATGGTGAGTACTCATCCATTCATTGGCGTAATTCATGCATGGATATCCCTGGATAAGCTGTATGATTATAATAAGGGGCATGATTTAATCGAGGGTGTTTCATATGCTATTTACCCGGTTTTCTCAGTTCACTAA
- a CDS encoding NAD-dependent epimerase/dehydratase family protein — MPHVLVIGATGQIGSALVPALRERYGKYNVVAGYHSKKPELPELLDGPVEHVDVLNRDALEKVIERYSIDTIYHLAAILSATGEKNPMLAWRINMDGLINVLEAAREHGIKVFWPSSIAAFGPSSPKYSTPQYTIMDPTTMYGITKYAGELLGRYYVLKYGVDVRGVRYPGIISSEALPGGGTTDYAVEIFYYALEGKKYKCYLRRDTMLPMMYMPDAVKAAIQLMEADRSRLKLMVGYNVTAFSFTPEQLANEIRKYIPDFEVEYEPDFRQAIADSWPKSLDDSVAREEWGWRPEWSFEAMVKDMLVKLGRKLGKKLVIE; from the coding sequence ATGCCCCATGTACTAGTGATCGGTGCAACAGGGCAGATAGGCTCAGCACTGGTGCCGGCTCTAAGGGAGAGGTACGGTAAATACAATGTTGTAGCAGGCTATCACTCTAAGAAGCCGGAGTTGCCTGAGCTCCTCGATGGACCGGTTGAACATGTAGATGTCTTAAATAGGGATGCACTTGAGAAAGTTATAGAGAGGTACAGTATTGACACGATATACCATTTAGCAGCAATACTTTCAGCTACAGGGGAAAAGAACCCTATGCTGGCATGGAGGATAAACATGGATGGTTTAATAAACGTGCTTGAAGCAGCAAGGGAGCACGGTATTAAAGTGTTCTGGCCTAGCTCGATAGCTGCATTTGGCCCCAGCTCTCCAAAGTACAGTACTCCCCAGTATACTATAATGGATCCAACCACGATGTACGGTATAACGAAATACGCTGGCGAACTACTTGGAAGATACTACGTGTTAAAGTACGGGGTTGATGTAAGAGGAGTCAGATACCCGGGTATTATAAGTAGCGAAGCCTTGCCAGGCGGGGGTACAACTGATTATGCAGTTGAAATATTCTACTATGCTCTAGAGGGTAAGAAGTACAAGTGCTACCTGAGAAGGGACACGATGCTACCGATGATGTATATGCCGGATGCAGTGAAAGCGGCGATACAATTAATGGAGGCCGATAGATCCAGGCTTAAACTCATGGTGGGTTATAATGTCACAGCATTCAGCTTTACACCGGAGCAACTAGCCAATGAAATAAGGAAGTACATACCTGACTTCGAAGTAGAGTACGAGCCAGACTTCAGGCAGGCAATAGCTGATTCATGGCCTAAATCACTCGATGACTCTGTTGCTAGGGAGGAATGGGGATGGCGGCCTGAGTGGAGTTTCGAGGCAATGGTTAAAGACATGCTTGTTAAGCTAGGTAGGAAGCTAGGTAAGAAACTCGTTATAGAATAA
- a CDS encoding translation initiation factor IF-5A gives MSKVYDTLGNLKVGSFIVIDGEPCRIVEMSRAKTGKHGSAKANVVAIGLFSKAKKTLVAPVDTQVEVPVIEKHVGQIIADMGTMYQVMDMETYETFEVEKDSIEEDIRNKLGVGSEVEYWVVMGKRLIIRPR, from the coding sequence ATGAGTAAGGTATATGATACCCTTGGAAACCTGAAGGTCGGCAGCTTTATAGTAATAGATGGAGAACCATGCAGAATAGTCGAGATGTCTCGTGCTAAGACGGGAAAACACGGAAGTGCTAAAGCAAATGTAGTAGCGATAGGTTTATTCTCAAAGGCTAAGAAAACTCTCGTAGCCCCTGTCGACACCCAGGTAGAGGTCCCAGTTATAGAGAAACATGTAGGTCAAATAATAGCTGATATGGGCACTATGTACCAGGTTATGGATATGGAGACGTATGAGACCTTTGAGGTGGAAAAAGACTCCATAGAGGAGGATATTAGAAACAAGCTGGGAGTAGGCTCAGAGGTAGAATACTGGGTCGTAATGGGTAAGAGACTTATCATCCGTCCCCGCTAG
- a CDS encoding carbon-nitrogen hydrolase family protein, which translates to MIQLSIEGFKLVELYKSISGPRLGIAHIPILFNAFGINLNNIRKIVFYASERNIHTLIIPYSAAFGPVIELYSKNMRAEEFRRRYGIDEEHPYLRTLKYLSANYGLNIISPAIMERSGSKYYVSTVFISFEDVEEHSSQRKILVSSDEEKIGVNPGREIIVFDDHYLKYMALISREILVPEFGRIGSMRGCNTLVATISPLKPVENYVDIVKTLAQMLDRWVIHVGGIFVVEDNKYVLNSMIMDPEGRLVTIYSDSVPALISIPYKEMTSRIHEANKEETIGILKFVSGQLRRLEK; encoded by the coding sequence GTGATCCAGTTGAGCATCGAGGGGTTTAAACTAGTTGAACTATATAAAAGTATCTCCGGCCCAAGGCTCGGGATAGCACATATACCAATACTGTTCAACGCCTTCGGGATAAATCTCAACAATATACGTAAAATAGTTTTTTATGCTAGTGAGAGAAACATACATACACTTATCATACCATACTCAGCTGCATTCGGACCCGTTATCGAGTTATACTCGAAAAACATGAGGGCCGAGGAGTTTCGCAGGAGATATGGTATAGATGAGGAGCATCCATATCTTAGAACACTTAAATATCTCTCAGCTAACTACGGGTTGAATATTATTTCCCCCGCAATAATGGAGCGCTCGGGGAGTAAATACTATGTTTCCACGGTATTTATATCCTTCGAGGACGTGGAGGAGCATTCATCCCAGAGAAAAATACTTGTATCAAGCGATGAGGAGAAGATAGGTGTTAACCCTGGACGTGAAATAATAGTCTTCGATGACCATTACCTGAAGTACATGGCTCTTATATCGCGGGAAATCCTAGTACCAGAGTTCGGTAGAATAGGATCTATGAGGGGCTGTAATACATTAGTAGCTACTATATCACCATTAAAACCAGTTGAAAACTATGTCGACATCGTGAAAACACTAGCACAAATGCTGGATAGATGGGTTATTCATGTAGGCGGAATATTCGTTGTTGAAGACAATAAGTATGTGTTAAACTCCATGATAATGGATCCCGAGGGAAGGCTGGTTACAATATATAGTGATTCTGTCCCAGCATTAATATCGATACCCTATAAGGAGATGACAAGTAGAATACATGAGGCAAACAAGGAGGAAACAATAGGTATCCTTAAATTTGTGTCAGGACAATTAAGAAGACTGGAAAAATAA